A genomic window from Streptomyces sp. WMMC940 includes:
- a CDS encoding rhomboid family intramembrane serine protease, with protein sequence MIDRWTAVRGMTTGPVVTYGAIGMCCLLFVVGPVSGLNPSYGTGEALLTAQAVHFERWGVIPSELTGGSPRALLTPLTALFVHGSWLHLLGNMLFLHVFGAMVEERMGHAEFALFYLGCGYLALLAYAAANAESDHTLVGASGAISGVLGAFLCLFPRRRVTSLYPFLFFLPLRFPAWIVLVFWFVLQWLAEAQSSSTGPGVAYLAHLVGFGIGFLYAWGRFRQAARVKPPAAATEGEGQP encoded by the coding sequence ATGATCGATCGGTGGACAGCGGTACGGGGCATGACGACCGGCCCGGTGGTGACCTACGGAGCGATCGGCATGTGCTGCCTCCTGTTCGTCGTCGGTCCGGTCTCCGGGCTCAACCCGTCGTACGGCACCGGAGAAGCCCTGCTCACCGCCCAGGCCGTCCACTTCGAACGCTGGGGAGTGATCCCGAGCGAACTGACGGGGGGCTCCCCGAGGGCCCTGCTCACCCCGCTGACCGCGCTCTTCGTGCACGGCAGCTGGCTCCATCTGCTGGGCAACATGCTCTTCCTCCACGTCTTCGGCGCCATGGTCGAAGAACGCATGGGGCACGCGGAGTTCGCGCTCTTCTACCTGGGGTGCGGCTATCTGGCGCTCCTCGCCTACGCGGCGGCCAACGCGGAGTCGGACCACACGCTCGTGGGGGCGTCCGGAGCCATCTCGGGCGTGCTGGGCGCCTTTCTCTGCCTCTTCCCGAGGAGGCGGGTGACAAGCCTCTACCCCTTCCTCTTCTTCCTGCCGCTGCGCTTCCCCGCCTGGATCGTGCTGGTCTTCTGGTTCGTCCTGCAGTGGCTGGCGGAGGCCCAGAGCTCGTCCACGGGGCCCGGGGTGGCGTATCTGGCACATCTGGTGGGGTTCGGCATCGGATTCCTCTACGCGTGGGGCCGATTCCGGCAGGCCGCTAGAGTGAAACCCCCAGCAGCGGCCACCGAGGGAGAAGGACAGCCGTGA